The following DNA comes from Flavobacteriales bacterium.
CCCTTTGTCAACACATTCAAAAAACTTACATTTGGACACGCTTAATCAAAGTTAAAGCAACATCCGATATGAATGTACATGAATACCAGGGAAAAGAGATCCTGAAAAGTTTCGGGGTTACCGTTCAAGAGGGCATCATTGCCAACACACCCGATGAAGCAGTTGAAGCTGCAAAAAAACTTAACAGCCAAACCGGCACGGAATGGTGGGTGGTAAAAGCACAGATCCATGCAGGTGGTCGTGGTAAAGGTGGCGGTGTGAAGCTTGCAAAGTCCCTGGACGAGGTGAAGCAAAAAGCAACTGACATTATCGGTATGAACCTTGTGACGCCACAAACCGGTGCGGAAGGCAAAAAAGTTCATAAGGTTTTGGTTGCGCAGGATGTATACTATCCCGGTGAGTCAGAGACCAGCGAGTTTTATATCAGCGTTCTTCTCGACAGATCCAGCGGTAAAAATATGATCGTGTATTCTACCGAAGGCGGTATGGATATCGAAGAGGTGGCTGAGAAGACGCCGCATCTTATTTTCAAAGAAACGGTTGATCCGGCGGTAGGGCTGCAGCCATTCCAATGCCGTAAGGTTGCTTTTAACCTGGGCTTGACCGGCGATGCATTCAAACACATGACCAAGTTTATCGCCAGTCTTTATAAGGCATATGATGCAACAGACTCTGCGCTTTTTGAGATTAACCCGGCCCTGAAAACCTCTGATAATAAGATCCTGGCGGTTGATGCAAAAGTGAACCTGGATGATAACGCCCTTTATCGCCATGCAGATTATGCTGCCATGCGTGATGTACTGGAAGAAGATCCGGCTGAAGTAGAAGCGGGAGAGCATGGTCTGAACTTTATCAAACTCGACGGTGATGTGGGATGTATGGTAAACGGTGCCGGACTGGCCATGGCTACCATGGACATCATTAAATTGTCAGGTGGTGAGCCTGCAAACTTTCTGGACGTAGGCGGTACGGCCAATGCCGAGCGCGTTGAAAAGGCATTCCAGATCATTTTGAAGGACGCCAATGTGAAAGCGATCCTCGTAAACATATTCGGAGGTATCGTACGTTGTGACCGCGTAGCACAGGGTATCGTGGATGCCTACAAAAGTATCGGCGAGATCAAAGTGCCCGTAATTGTTAGACTTCAGGGAACCAATGCCGTTGAAGCCAAAAAGCTGATCGATGAGTCCGGCCTGAAAGTGCAATCTGCTATCCTACTTCAGGAAGCAGCAGAAAAAGTAGCACAAGCCATCAAAGGTTAATTTGATCCATATAGCCGCAGCATCCTGATGAAGAAGATACTGATCGCCAACCGCGGGGAAATTGCATTACGCATCATGCGAACCTGCAGGGAAATGGGCATCAGTACCGTGGCTGTTTTCTCCGAAGCAGACAGGGATTCTCCACATGTTTCCTATGCCGATGAGGCGGTGTGTATAGGCCCACCACCTTCTTCACAGTCGTACCTGAAAGGAGAAGATATCCTTAAGATTTGTAAGGAACGGAATGTGGATGGCATCCATCCCGGATACGGTTTCCTCTCCGAGAATGATAAATTTGCTCAGGCTGCAGAAGCGGCAGGGGTGATATTTATCGGTCCGTCGTCCCAGGCCATAAGGACAATGGGAAGCAAGCTAGCCGCAAAAGAAGCGGTAGCAGCCTATGACATTCCCATGATACCAGGCTCTAAAGGCGCGGTAACTGATGTGAAGGAGGCTACGAAGATTGCACAGGAGATCGGCTATCCCATCCTAATTAAAGCTTCCGCCGGTGGTGGTGGTAAGGGTATGCGGGTAGTCATGAAGGAAGAAGAGCTGAAGGAGCAAATGAATCTTGCTGTCAGTGAAGCAACTTCCGCCTTTGGCGACGGCTCTGTTTTTATTGAAAAATATGTTACATCTCCGAAGCACATCGAAATCCAGGTGCTTGCCGATAACCACGGAAATGTTGTTTACCTTTTTGAAAGAGAATGCTCCATTCAACGGAGGCATCAGAAAGTGATCGAAGAAGCGCCATCCATTGCCATTGATGAAGCCACCAGAAAAGCCATGGGCGAGGCGGCGGTAAATGTGGCTAAAGCCTGTGACTACAGTGGCGCCGGAACGGTGGAGTTTATCCTGGATGAGCAGAAGAACTTTTATTTTCTTGAAATGAATACCCGGTTACAGGTAGAGCATCCTGTTACGGAGATGATCACGGGAATTGATCTGGTCAGAGAGCAGATCCGTGTGGCCATGAACGAACCCCTCTCTATTGGTCAGGATGACCTGAAGATAAACGGACATGCCATTGAAGTGCGGGTTTACGCGGAAGATCCAGCCAACAAGTTTCTCCCCGATATAGGTACCCTTCATGTGTACCAAAAACCCTCCGGTCCCGGGGTGCGCGTGGATGATGGTTTTGAACAGGGTATGACCATCCCCATTTATTATGACCCGATGATTTCCAAATTGATCGTTCATGCGAGAAACAGGGACGAGGCCATTGGTCGCATGCTACGCGCGATAGCAGATTACCGTGTCGTTGGGGTTGCCACAACCCTGCCGTTCTGTGCATTCGTTCTGAGCCATGAAGCCTTTGTTACCGGTGCATTTGACACCCATTTTGTTGCCAACTATTTTACCCCGGAAAAACTTCGAAACGATATCCCGCAGGATCATCTGGAAGTTGGTGCCATCATGGCCGCTTTTGTCCGCGAAAGGGACAAGCAGCAAGCGGTTGATGTAAGACCCGATGTGGCTGCACCCTCACGGTGGAAGGCCAATCGCATGGGAAGATCATAAAACTTATCCCCTTCATTTACGTTAAAACGTTGTAATGTGCCATCTGTTTGGTGGTAGATTATCAGGTGCAGGTATTGCATTCTGGCATAGAATTGGATATATTATCACCATGAGATGGTTTGTAGTCATACTGTTTGTGCTGGCAGGTACCCTCCAGGGACTGGCCCAGGATACCATTTCCTTCAAGAATGGCGAACACAGGGTGCTGGCCGGACGGGTAGTTAACGGTGATACCATGTTGTATGCTTCCCTTCCCAGTGTGACCTTCTCTGCTCCAAGGGTATTTAAGAACGAAAAAGATTACTTGCGGTACAAAAAGCTTCTGCGCGATGTACGTAAAGCCTATCCATATGCGAAAATTGCAGGTGAGAAAATGCGGCAATATGCTGTTTTGCTCCAGGAAGTCGAAAAAGACAGCAAGAAGCGAAAATTAATGAAGCAGGCGGAACAAGAGCTTAAGGACGAATTTGAAGGAGACATCCGAAAACTCACCATGACCCAGGGACGAATCCTGATCAAGCTGATCGATAGGGAAACCGGGGATACCTCCTACGATATTATCAAGGATCTTCGCGGCGGCTTCTCTGCCTTCTGCTGGCAATCACTGGCACGCCTGTTCGGTAGTAACCTGAAGGATCGTTACGATGCCGACGGGGAAGATAAAATGATCGAGCAGATCGTTCAGGCCATTGAGGCCGGTGAGATATAATCAGCCGTTGTATTCGTTCAGTGCAACAATCCACTTCTCCGGTATGGGTACGGGTTTCGAAGTTTTATAGGAAAAGCATACGATCACAGTTATGGCATTGGCGACCTCAATTTCCTGGTCGCCATTTTTTTTGACCAATGAATAGGACATGTCAAAACTGGTGTTGCCCAATCTGCTTACCCATGTGTATATAACGATCTTGTCGTGCAGATAAACGGGGGCCTTATAGTTGATCTCTGCTCTTGCCAGGATCATGCCTTCAGAATCCCAGTCTATTTCTTTCCTGATCACCGCTTCAAAAAATCTGATCCGCGCATTCTCCAGCAGGCTGAGATAAACAGCATTGTTTACATGTCCCAGTGCATCAATATCCGCAAACCGTAATTCTACTTCGCTGGCATGTTTCATCGCATCATATGTTTGAAACAAAGTTATCATAACCGCCCATTCGAAACAAAGAGACTCCTCATCATAAATAAAAACTTTTCTTACGCTACGGTAAATCCAAGGCATGGATTAAGTATCATTGTTTCAAAATTCACGCGGAGGTGAATAATGTTTATATCCACTGATCAAATAAAACGTGAACTGGATGTTATCCTGAAGGGGAAATGGTCTACCAGCCATTTTGCCGGTTTTTCAGACCATCAGTACTATGCACCTCCAAGACAAGAGATAGAATTGTATCTCAAGTACAACCCCCTCCTTTTAAATCCCAATAGTCCGGTAGCAGGCACGGAAGGTTTTGATTGCGACGACTTTTCCTTTGCCTTGAAAGGACAGATCGCCTTGTTCAACCGCAACCGTGCCCATCAGCCGCACAGTTGGGCGGTCGGGCTCATTTGGGGACATTTACCTGGATTGAAAATCTGCACGCCATTAATTGGATTGTGACTGCAGATGCCGGGTATTTTCTTGTAGAACCACAAACCGGTAAACTCAGTGATTTTTCAGAATGTACAGGTAATGTGACCCTGGCAGTATTATAGCTTAACACAAAATCAGTCGTATGATGCATTCAAGAATTTTAGGATTATCCGTATTCCTCCTGACCAGTGTTTTTGCCAAAGCCCAGCATGAGGCTGAACTGGCACTTTCTCTGCAGCAACAACGAGCAAGTATTATTCAAAACGCGGCGAATGATCCGCAGTTTAAGCAGCTTCATGATTTCGCTACACAGAATAATTTTGCTCCGCTGAAATCAGTAGATGCAGAAACGATTGCCAATCAACTCGCGGCATTCAAGACTTCTCAAAACGCAAAGAACGGAACCACAGCAACGGAGGTGCCCAACAGCTTGGTGTCTTTGGTGGGACAGGTGCTCAGTCCACAATTGAATGAAGGTGAGTTGATCACCGCCCTTACCGAGGTGATCGTTAGCAGGGCGAAGGAAGAGCTGGCCATGGCATACTTTGACAGGTTGGCGTTAAGGATGGCGCAAACAGATACGTTGAAGCTGGTGGTAGGCTGCCAGGCAACAAAGACAAGCCCTTACCTTCAAACTTACCAGCTCAAATCATTGTTCCCTAATTTTTATTTGCTGATCAGGAACGGTCAGCAAAACCTGAACGGGCAGGTAGGGCACACATTGAAGGTGGCATTGGAAAAGGATATTCACGGGCTATATGATAATGTATCTGCCAATCTGATCCCTGCCTGCTTAAAACAGGATCCGGCGTATGCCCTGGTTGATATTGCGGTTTCATTGGTGGAAGGGTTAAGCGCCGGACAGCATCCGGCCACTGTGATGCGGAATATAAGGCCGGATCACAGTTCGGAGATGACCACAGCGGATCACTTGCTGAATGTGTTGGTAGGTGTGTCCGAAAGCATGCTGTCATCAAAGGGGCAGAATGAAACCTGGATGAAGCCTTCAGAACTTAATAAACTTGACAAACAGGGTTTGATCTATTATTTCAATCTGTTCTATCATAATCCGGATCATAAAGCCTCACTGAATGCTCTTGTGTCTGACATGACCGAGCAGCATATGCACAAACTGCTGAATTTGTGGAGTCATTTTTTTAGTATGGAAGCCATGATGCTTCAAGCCGGTCAGCAAAACGCGATGTCCGAAGCTCAGTTCTTCGGAAACAATGGAGCGGGCATACCATCGCCGGCCGCAGCAACAGTTAGCGATGAGAATAGGCTTGCTGCCATCACTGCCATGGTTCGCCAGTGGCTTGGTACTGTAAATCAATTACAGGATCTCTTGAATATTAAAGATGATCGAATCCGGAAAGGATTGGCCATTGCACCTTATGTTCTGGATCTTACCGATGAACTCGGAGAGCATCAATACAGTGCGGCTATTTTGTCTGTGTTTCGTGTGTTAAGCGAGTTGGTGCCTGAAGAAAGTGGTTTGTCTGCAGACCTGGTCAAATATCTTACGCTGGCAGCGGATGTAGCTGAAGCCAAAAGCACGGAGGATGCCAAAGATATTCTTGAAACCGCCATCCTTCCGGTGGGGAGTTACCGTATTAAACGCAGCGTTCCGAGAAGTTTGTTCCTGTCGTCATATGTTGGTGCAACGGGCGGATATGAATGGATGGATCATAATAAACTATCAGGTGTGTGTGCACCATACCTGGGCCCTTATTTACCTATAGGTATAGAATACTGCACCAGCAAAGGAACTGAGACACGCACTGCAGCCTCGCATTCAATCCTGTTCAGTCTTTTAGACCTGGGTGTAGTGGCGGGCTACAGCTTTATCAATGACAGCCAGGATTCCTCAGTCGCCATATCTTCCGTTCCTGAACTTAAACTGCAGAATATTCTTTCACCGGGTCTGTCTTATGTCTATGGCTTCCGGAATGCACCCCTTTCTATTGGTGCAGGCGTTGCTTTCAGTCCGCGTCTCCGTGAAATCTATAACAGTCAGGATGTTCAGGTTGGACTCGCCAATGGCTTGAGGCTTCAGCTTTCAGTGATGGTGGATGTGCCTCTGTTGAA
Coding sequences within:
- the sucC gene encoding ADP-forming succinate--CoA ligase subunit beta; translation: MNVHEYQGKEILKSFGVTVQEGIIANTPDEAVEAAKKLNSQTGTEWWVVKAQIHAGGRGKGGGVKLAKSLDEVKQKATDIIGMNLVTPQTGAEGKKVHKVLVAQDVYYPGESETSEFYISVLLDRSSGKNMIVYSTEGGMDIEEVAEKTPHLIFKETVDPAVGLQPFQCRKVAFNLGLTGDAFKHMTKFIASLYKAYDATDSALFEINPALKTSDNKILAVDAKVNLDDNALYRHADYAAMRDVLEEDPAEVEAGEHGLNFIKLDGDVGCMVNGAGLAMATMDIIKLSGGEPANFLDVGGTANAERVEKAFQIILKDANVKAILVNIFGGIVRCDRVAQGIVDAYKSIGEIKVPVIVRLQGTNAVEAKKLIDESGLKVQSAILLQEAAEKVAQAIKG
- the accC gene encoding acetyl-CoA carboxylase biotin carboxylase subunit, translating into MKKILIANRGEIALRIMRTCREMGISTVAVFSEADRDSPHVSYADEAVCIGPPPSSQSYLKGEDILKICKERNVDGIHPGYGFLSENDKFAQAAEAAGVIFIGPSSQAIRTMGSKLAAKEAVAAYDIPMIPGSKGAVTDVKEATKIAQEIGYPILIKASAGGGGKGMRVVMKEEELKEQMNLAVSEATSAFGDGSVFIEKYVTSPKHIEIQVLADNHGNVVYLFERECSIQRRHQKVIEEAPSIAIDEATRKAMGEAAVNVAKACDYSGAGTVEFILDEQKNFYFLEMNTRLQVEHPVTEMITGIDLVREQIRVAMNEPLSIGQDDLKINGHAIEVRVYAEDPANKFLPDIGTLHVYQKPSGPGVRVDDGFEQGMTIPIYYDPMISKLIVHARNRDEAIGRMLRAIADYRVVGVATTLPFCAFVLSHEAFVTGAFDTHFVANYFTPEKLRNDIPQDHLEVGAIMAAFVRERDKQQAVDVRPDVAAPSRWKANRMGRS
- a CDS encoding DUF4294 domain-containing protein; amino-acid sequence: MRWFVVILFVLAGTLQGLAQDTISFKNGEHRVLAGRVVNGDTMLYASLPSVTFSAPRVFKNEKDYLRYKKLLRDVRKAYPYAKIAGEKMRQYAVLLQEVEKDSKKRKLMKQAEQELKDEFEGDIRKLTMTQGRILIKLIDRETGDTSYDIIKDLRGGFSAFCWQSLARLFGSNLKDRYDADGEDKMIEQIVQAIEAGEI
- a CDS encoding acyl-CoA thioesterase, with amino-acid sequence MKHASEVELRFADIDALGHVNNAVYLSLLENARIRFFEAVIRKEIDWDSEGMILARAEINYKAPVYLHDKIVIYTWVSRLGNTSFDMSYSLVKKNGDQEIEVANAITVIVCFSYKTSKPVPIPEKWIVALNEYNG